In Miscanthus floridulus cultivar M001 chromosome 5, ASM1932011v1, whole genome shotgun sequence, one genomic interval encodes:
- the LOC136454891 gene encoding uncharacterized protein, producing MPRSASPCPRPTAARRAVIVGGGLAGLAAATHLTSLSVPFTLVEASDRLGGRVATDVVDGYGLDRGFQIFLTAYPECRRLLDFLALRLRPFYPGALVFVGAGEPFYLLSDPFRLPMRSLSAVFSPVGTLSDKVLVGLARLRAAATSDDVILSAPETTTGEHLTQLGFSSSIVERFLRPFLAGIFFDPALDTSSHLFELVFKHLALGDNALPEDGMGAIVEQLAAHLPAGSVRLNTRAVAIDQSGVTLNTGETIPGDLGVIAAVEQPQAEKLLPQLSTREKAKKSERSTVCLYFSTYRAPVQDPIMLLNGSGNGIVNNMFFATNVAPSYAPAGKVLVSVSLVGSFADREDADLADEVIRELGGWFSPGEVASWTHLRTYRIGFAQPDQTPPTTSAWRDPRVGEGVYVCGDHWCSATFDGALVSGRRAAEALAKDRGL from the coding sequence ATGCCGCGCTCCGCTTCACCGTGTCCGCGTCCCACGGCCGCCCGCAGGGCCGTCATTGTCGGCGGCGGGCTCGCGGGCCTCGCCGCGGCGACGCACCTAACGTCGCTCTCCGTGCCATTCACGCTCGTCGAGGCCTCGGACCGCCTCGGCGGCCGCGTCGCCACCGACGTGGTGGACGGGTACGGCCTCGACAGGGGCTTCCAGATTTTCCTCACCGCGTACCCGGAGTGCCGGCGCCTCCTCGACTTCCTGGCGCTCAGGCTCCGGCCGTTCTATCCCGGTGCGctcgtcttcgtcggcgccggGGAGCCGTTCTACCTGCTCTCCGACCCGTTCCGCCTCCCGATGCGTTCCCTCTCTGCGGTGTTCTCCCCCGTGGGCACCCTCTCCGACAAGGTCCTCGTCGGGCTCGCGCGCCTCCGCGCGGCCGCCACCTCGGATGACGTCATCCTCTCGGCGCCGGAGACGACCACGGGGGAGCACCTGACGCAGCTCGGGTTCTCGTCCTCCATCGTGGAGCGGTTCCTGCGGCCGTTCCTCGCCGGGATATTCTTCGACCCGGCGCTCGACACGTCGTCCCACCTCTTCGAGCTCGTGTTCAAGCACCTCGCCCTCGGCGACAACGCCCTGCCGGAGGACGGTATGGGCGCCATCGTGGAGCAGCTCGCAGCTCACCTCCCCGCGGGCTCTGTCCGCCTCAACACCCGCGCCGTCGCCATCGACCAGTCCGGTGTGACGCTGAACACCGGTGAAACCATCCCCGGCGACCTCGGCGTCATCGCCGCTGTCGAGCAGCCACAGGCCGAGAAGCTCCTGCCGCAGCTATCGACTCGAGAAAAGGCCAAGAAATCAGAGAGGAGCACCGTGTGCCTCTACTTCTCCACCTACCGGGCGCCGGTCCAGGACCCCATTATGCTGCTCAACGGCTCGGGCAACGGGATCGTGAACAACATGTTCTTCGCCACCAACGTGGCGCCGTCGTACGCGCCGGCGGGCAAGGTGCTGGTGTCCGTGTCCCTTGTCGGCTCGTTCGCCGACAGGGAGGACGCCGATCTGGCCGACGAAGTGATCCGTGAGCTCGGCGGGTGGTTCAGCCCTGGAGAGGTCGCGTCGTGGACGCACTTGAGGACGTATCGCATCGGGTTCGCGCAGCCGGACCAGACGCCGCCCACGACATCGGCGTGGAGGGACCCGAGAGTGGGTGAAGGAGTGTACGTGTGCGGTGACCACTGGTGCTCGGCCACGTTCGACGGCGCGCTCGTGTCTGGAAGGAGGGCGGCCGAGGCTCTGGCCAAGGACCGGGGACTGTGA